In Microcoleus sp. bin38.metabat.b11b12b14.051, a single genomic region encodes these proteins:
- a CDS encoding YlqD family protein → MEAQLLLKRSINVKVVVTPRWKEEAQQQLQAQINQIDSQLQQLEMQGQRMVSEIQKQNLQPPGPQVMQQIENIQMQVNQKKSELLEQKNQNLQQLQQVQVLDLEQEVSQGQIDGTFTVGLGENLIQKMQVEVLLRDGIVEEIRGDI, encoded by the coding sequence ATGGAAGCACAATTACTCTTGAAGCGATCGATTAACGTTAAAGTCGTCGTTACTCCCCGCTGGAAAGAAGAAGCTCAACAGCAACTCCAAGCCCAAATCAATCAAATAGATTCTCAGCTACAACAGCTAGAAATGCAAGGGCAGCGGATGGTTTCTGAAATTCAAAAGCAAAACCTGCAACCCCCCGGGCCGCAAGTAATGCAGCAAATAGAAAACATTCAAATGCAGGTGAATCAAAAAAAGAGCGAACTGCTAGAACAGAAAAACCAAAACCTGCAACAGCTTCAGCAAGTGCAGGTGCTAGACCTCGAACAAGAAGTCAGTCAAGGTCAAATTGACGGCACGTTCACCGTCGGGTTGGGAGAAAACTTGATTCAAAAAATGCAAGTAGAAGTTCTGCTCCGCGACGGCATCGTTGAAGAAATTCGAGGTGATATTTAG
- a CDS encoding dihydrolipoamide acetyltransferase family protein has translation MIREVFMPALSSTMTEGKIVSWVKSAGDKVEKGETVVVVESDKADMDVESFYEGYLAIIIVPAGEVATVGAAIALVAETEAEIAAAQKQGAAAPAAAAPAAPVPAPVAATASVGLQQNVSRQNGRSIVSPRARKLAKEFKVDLNSIKGSGPNGRIVAEDVEAAAGKAQPAPVQQPVTVPAAPAPAAAAPAAAKPAPAPIPAVALSGNRVPMNALQNAVVRNMEASLSVPCFRVGYTITTDNLDKLYKQIKSKGVTMTALLAKAVAVTLQKHPLLNACYVESGIQHRADINVAVAVAMDGGGLITPVLQNADRLDIYSLSRTWKDLVDRSRAKQLKPDEYTTGTFTLSNLGMYGVDKFDAILPPNQGSILAIGSSRQQVVANEEGLMGVKRQMQVNITCDHRIIYGADAASFLQDLAKLIETNPQSLTL, from the coding sequence ATGATTCGCGAAGTTTTCATGCCAGCCCTGAGCTCTACCATGACAGAGGGCAAAATTGTTTCCTGGGTCAAATCCGCCGGAGACAAAGTAGAAAAAGGCGAAACCGTAGTCGTAGTTGAATCCGACAAAGCCGACATGGATGTCGAGTCTTTCTACGAAGGCTATCTAGCAATAATTATTGTACCAGCAGGCGAAGTTGCGACCGTCGGAGCTGCGATCGCCCTGGTAGCAGAAACAGAAGCCGAAATCGCCGCCGCCCAAAAACAAGGAGCCGCAGCCCCAGCAGCCGCAGCCCCAGCAGCCCCAGTCCCCGCTCCTGTCGCAGCAACCGCATCAGTGGGTTTGCAGCAAAACGTCAGCCGCCAAAACGGGCGCAGCATCGTTTCTCCCCGCGCTCGCAAGTTAGCCAAAGAATTTAAAGTAGATTTGAATTCGATCAAAGGCAGCGGCCCCAACGGTCGGATTGTGGCAGAAGATGTCGAAGCAGCCGCCGGTAAAGCCCAACCCGCCCCGGTTCAGCAACCCGTAACAGTTCCCGCAGCACCAGCACCCGCAGCAGCCGCACCCGCAGCAGCCAAACCCGCACCCGCACCAATCCCAGCGGTAGCGCTTTCCGGTAACAGAGTACCGATGAATGCGCTGCAAAATGCGGTAGTTCGCAATATGGAAGCAAGTTTGAGCGTGCCGTGTTTCCGCGTCGGCTACACAATTACTACCGATAATCTCGACAAACTCTACAAACAAATTAAGTCAAAAGGCGTCACAATGACGGCTTTGCTGGCTAAAGCAGTAGCTGTAACTTTACAAAAACATCCTCTGCTGAATGCTTGTTATGTAGAGTCCGGAATTCAACACCGGGCTGATATTAATGTGGCGGTAGCGGTGGCCATGGACGGCGGCGGTTTGATTACGCCGGTGTTGCAAAATGCCGATCGCCTCGATATCTATTCGCTCTCCCGCACTTGGAAGGATTTAGTCGATCGCTCCCGCGCCAAACAGCTAAAACCTGACGAATACACCACGGGAACTTTTACTCTTTCCAATCTGGGAATGTACGGAGTAGATAAGTTTGACGCGATTTTGCCGCCAAATCAAGGCTCGATTTTGGCGATCGGCTCTTCGCGGCAGCAAGTCGTAGCTAACGAGGAAGGCTTGATGGGAGTGAAGCGGCAAATGCAAGTGAATATTACTTGCGATCACCGAATTATTTACGGTGCTGACGCTGCATCTTTCTTGCAAGATTTAGCCAAATTGATTGAAACAAATCCTCAATCTTTGACGCTTTAA
- a CDS encoding pentapeptide repeat-containing protein, which yields MAGPTAPGGINQPDPSWQRQSQQMPLLVRRCGTFAVEISFLVASALVPFSIGALVNQESPTVPLNSSVAAASESVARVLGIPVRDRNPRVAPLTNLLWSGALLAPAALVAWQLFLLARTGQTLPKRWFGVKVVTTSGHPPGFGRVLIREILGRWGVPLGIAYGIWRLSGAFPDLIILGALSGLSVLADGALALRYKRQSGHDRLANTLVVYARSGQLSSNPVKSQEWTEEDAQIAALVLTPETDVKQEPSLWNWIRQHPGTTLVIVTTGSAGLILALFVGTLIYTQSQANLRDSRQRNDELFVALVSKLSPTSASGTSGRRSAILALGAVEDSRAVPLLADLLAQEDSKAMLDAIQQALVSTGPKALPDLQRLNQALSNDLESLRYGGKAPERELAATRQRTVQRAIGKILTVYSGQLNGVDLSRTDLSQSPAGSGQFTLVLDKVDLSGIKLRKSNLTNANLQGIRFYGTGEDRRPGTFDDWISDLSEANFEGANLTGASLNSAVMYRTTFVRAILNKANLSNGNLNGANLSNSLLIGAFLQQAMLKEAIFTGADIGSANFSGANLSSARLGKVKAQGTQLSSTNLSKSEWQGADLSGADLSGANLQNADFSSAKLANANLKDARLQDANLQNADVSSVDFRGANLAGANFQGAVFQGKATAEQFIQSPPGSKSGRFQGINFAEAKNLDQSQIAYICLQGGIHPKCPPKN from the coding sequence TCCAACGGTACCCCTCAATTCCTCAGTAGCAGCAGCATCGGAAAGCGTCGCCCGTGTTTTGGGCATACCGGTGCGCGATCGCAACCCCAGAGTTGCACCCCTAACTAATCTATTGTGGTCGGGGGCGCTGCTGGCACCGGCAGCTTTAGTGGCGTGGCAGTTGTTTTTGCTCGCCAGAACCGGTCAAACTCTCCCGAAACGCTGGTTTGGGGTGAAAGTTGTCACAACATCGGGCCATCCTCCGGGTTTTGGGCGAGTGCTAATTCGCGAAATTTTAGGGCGCTGGGGAGTGCCTCTGGGCATCGCTTACGGCATTTGGCGCTTGTCTGGGGCGTTTCCGGATTTAATTATTTTAGGGGCGTTGAGCGGCTTGTCAGTGCTGGCAGATGGCGCTTTGGCACTGCGCTACAAACGGCAATCGGGACACGATCGCCTCGCTAATACTTTGGTCGTCTATGCTCGATCGGGCCAACTGTCTTCCAATCCTGTCAAAAGTCAAGAATGGACTGAGGAAGACGCGCAGATTGCTGCTTTGGTTTTGACTCCGGAAACCGACGTGAAGCAAGAGCCTAGTTTGTGGAATTGGATTCGCCAGCACCCCGGCACAACTTTGGTAATAGTTACTACCGGCAGCGCGGGATTGATTTTGGCTTTGTTTGTCGGCACTCTGATTTACACTCAAAGTCAAGCAAATTTGCGCGATTCCCGCCAGCGGAATGACGAATTATTTGTGGCTTTAGTGAGTAAATTGTCTCCGACTTCGGCTAGCGGCACCTCGGGGAGGCGATCGGCAATTTTGGCTTTGGGGGCGGTGGAAGACTCCCGCGCCGTACCGCTGTTAGCCGATTTGCTGGCTCAAGAAGACAGCAAGGCGATGCTGGATGCGATCCAGCAAGCTTTAGTCAGTACCGGGCCCAAGGCTTTGCCTGATTTGCAGCGGTTGAATCAAGCTCTTAGCAACGATCTCGAATCCCTGCGCTACGGGGGAAAGGCGCCGGAACGCGAGTTAGCGGCGACCCGCCAGCGAACAGTGCAAAGGGCGATCGGCAAAATTCTCACAGTGTATAGCGGCCAGCTCAACGGCGTCGATCTCAGCCGCACAGATTTAAGTCAAAGTCCTGCCGGCTCGGGTCAGTTTACTTTAGTATTAGACAAAGTTGACTTATCGGGAATTAAGCTGAGAAAAAGCAATTTAACCAATGCTAACTTGCAGGGAATTCGCTTTTATGGTACCGGAGAAGACAGGCGTCCGGGAACCTTTGACGATTGGATTTCTGACTTAAGCGAAGCTAATTTTGAGGGAGCAAATTTAACGGGAGCATCTTTGAACAGTGCTGTCATGTACCGCACTACTTTTGTGCGTGCTATCCTGAACAAAGCTAATTTGTCAAACGGCAATTTGAATGGAGCTAATCTTAGCAACAGTCTTTTAATCGGGGCTTTTTTGCAGCAAGCCATGTTAAAAGAGGCAATTTTTACGGGTGCAGATATCGGCAGCGCGAATTTTTCGGGAGCAAATTTGTCAAGTGCGCGTTTGGGTAAAGTCAAGGCTCAAGGTACTCAGTTGTCCTCGACAAATTTGTCTAAATCGGAATGGCAAGGTGCAGATTTGTCCGGTGCAGATTTGAGCGGCGCTAACTTACAAAATGCCGATTTTAGTTCGGCTAAACTGGCTAACGCTAATTTAAAAGATGCTCGGTTGCAAGATGCTAATTTGCAGAATGCGGACGTGAGTTCGGTCGATTTTCGGGGCGCAAATTTAGCGGGAGCGAATTTTCAAGGCGCTGTGTTTCAGGGGAAGGCGACTGCGGAGCAGTTTATTCAAAGTCCGCCCGGTAGCAAATCAGGTCGATTCCAAGGTATTAATTTTGCTGAGGCTAAGAATTTAGATCAAAGTCAAATTGCTTACATTTGTTTGCAGGGCGGGATTCATCCGAAGTGTCCGCCAAAAAATTAA